Proteins encoded together in one Halalkaliarchaeum sp. AArc-CO window:
- a CDS encoding amino acid ABC transporter permease, with product MSDTTTPAGTTRPTTVRDRVDEATPSAGRMALYVAGVVFWGWVLFRWVNRWLGEPFVPDGEPVVPPAAIEAGLAGLPVLGAYADGIAFAVETLPRLAGGLWLTVLITLSSLFVGFFIAVPLAVARVYGNYTAYASLGYTELLRGTPLLAQLFVLHFGLNLGGYVPSFLDGVFPRNVVWVAIVGFILNGAAYQAEYIRGALESVDLGQITAGRAIGLSKIETIYYVVLPQGLRYAIPSWTNEFVYLIKYSSLAAFITVPELYYRAFAIASDTFRYTAIFVVVGLLYLALVLTASNVMGWVERKTAIPGVGTGSER from the coding sequence ATGTCCGACACCACCACTCCGGCCGGCACCACTCGCCCCACGACTGTCCGAGACCGGGTCGACGAGGCGACGCCCTCTGCCGGTCGGATGGCGTTGTACGTCGCGGGCGTGGTGTTCTGGGGCTGGGTGCTGTTCCGGTGGGTGAACCGGTGGCTCGGCGAGCCGTTCGTTCCCGACGGGGAGCCGGTGGTTCCCCCGGCGGCGATCGAGGCGGGTCTCGCCGGGCTGCCGGTACTGGGAGCGTACGCCGACGGGATCGCCTTCGCAGTCGAGACGCTTCCCCGGCTCGCGGGGGGACTGTGGCTCACGGTGTTGATAACCCTGTCGAGCCTCTTCGTCGGCTTCTTCATCGCGGTGCCGCTCGCGGTGGCGCGGGTGTACGGTAACTACACGGCGTACGCTTCGCTCGGATACACGGAACTGCTCCGGGGAACACCGCTTCTCGCACAGCTGTTCGTGCTTCACTTCGGGCTCAACCTCGGCGGATACGTGCCATCGTTCCTCGATGGGGTGTTCCCCCGAAACGTCGTGTGGGTCGCCATTGTCGGGTTCATCCTGAACGGCGCCGCCTACCAGGCGGAGTACATCCGTGGGGCGCTCGAAAGCGTCGATCTCGGGCAGATCACCGCCGGCCGGGCGATCGGACTCTCGAAGATCGAGACGATCTACTACGTCGTCCTCCCGCAGGGGCTCCGGTACGCGATCCCCTCCTGGACCAACGAGTTCGTCTACCTGATCAAGTACTCCTCGCTCGCGGCGTTCATCACCGTCCCCGAACTGTACTACCGGGCGTTCGCCATCGCTTCAGACACGTTCCGGTACACCGCGATCTTTGTCGTGGTCGGCCTGCTGTATCTCGCCTTGGTGCTTACAGCCTCAAACGTGATGGGGTGGGTCGAACGGAAAACCGCGATCCCCGGGGTCGGCACCGGAAGCGAGCGGTGA
- a CDS encoding alpha-ketoacid dehydrogenase subunit beta, translated as MATEQETQNLTLVQAVRDGLYTEMQRDEEVIVLGEDVGKNGGVFRATEGLWEEFGENRVIDTPLAESGIVGTSVGMAAMGMRPVPEIQFSGFMYPGFDQIISHMARMRTRTRGRYTLPMTLRAPYGGGIRAPESHSESKEAFYVHEAGLKVVIPSTPYDAKGLLAASIRDPDPVIFLEPKLIYRAFREAVPEGEYTIELGQAKTRREGEDVAVFTWGAMARRTLEAAENLAEDGIECEVVDLRTLSPLDEETILEAFKKCGRAAVVHEAPRTGGLAGEITSIIQEEALAYQEAPVTRVTGFDVPYPLYALEDYYLPNEARIEAGIREAVEFP; from the coding sequence ATGGCGACGGAACAGGAAACACAGAACCTCACGCTGGTACAGGCAGTACGGGACGGACTCTACACCGAGATGCAACGCGACGAGGAGGTGATCGTCCTCGGCGAGGACGTCGGGAAGAACGGCGGCGTCTTCCGGGCGACGGAAGGCCTCTGGGAGGAGTTCGGCGAAAACCGGGTGATCGACACGCCGCTTGCGGAGTCGGGGATCGTCGGCACCTCCGTCGGGATGGCCGCGATGGGGATGCGACCGGTTCCGGAGATCCAGTTTTCCGGCTTCATGTACCCCGGCTTCGACCAGATCATCTCCCACATGGCCCGGATGCGCACCCGCACCCGGGGGCGCTACACCCTCCCGATGACGCTGCGGGCCCCGTACGGCGGCGGGATCCGCGCCCCCGAAAGCCACTCGGAGTCGAAGGAAGCGTTCTACGTCCACGAGGCGGGGCTCAAGGTCGTCATTCCATCGACGCCGTACGACGCAAAGGGGCTCCTTGCGGCCTCGATCCGTGATCCGGATCCGGTGATCTTCCTCGAGCCGAAACTCATCTACCGGGCGTTCCGCGAGGCGGTGCCCGAAGGCGAGTACACGATCGAACTCGGCCAGGCGAAGACTCGAAGGGAGGGCGAGGACGTCGCGGTGTTCACCTGGGGTGCGATGGCACGCCGGACGCTGGAGGCCGCAGAGAACCTCGCCGAGGACGGCATCGAGTGTGAGGTCGTCGATCTTCGGACGCTTTCTCCCCTGGACGAGGAGACGATCCTGGAGGCGTTCAAGAAATGCGGCCGGGCGGCGGTCGTCCACGAGGCACCCCGAACCGGCGGGCTCGCCGGCGAGATCACGAGTATCATCCAGGAGGAGGCGCTGGCCTACCAGGAAGCGCCCGTAACGCGGGTCACCGGCTTCGACGTGCCCTACCCGCTGTACGCGCTGGAGGACTACTACCTGCCCAACGAGGCCAGGATCGAGGCGGGCATCAGGGAGGCGGTCGAGTTCCCATGA
- a CDS encoding PadR family transcriptional regulator: protein MRKSGPPKGLISYLVLELLEEKPRYGYEILKEISEISGEHWEPSYGSVYPILYKFEEEGWTRRIEREDEPDRKYFELTEDGLAELEDKRDETAGKAKEFADVILGFYHVYAAVATDDRFRVPERDGNWQFDEEFSSWIVEQMIRHHERDFGEFERIDLTPPEFNERHGL, encoded by the coding sequence ATGCGGAAAAGTGGCCCACCCAAAGGGTTGATCTCGTATCTCGTGCTCGAGCTACTCGAAGAGAAACCGCGGTACGGATACGAGATACTCAAGGAGATCTCCGAGATAAGCGGGGAGCACTGGGAGCCGTCGTACGGCTCCGTGTACCCCATCCTTTACAAGTTCGAGGAGGAAGGGTGGACCCGTCGGATCGAACGGGAGGACGAGCCGGACCGCAAGTACTTCGAACTCACCGAGGACGGGCTGGCCGAACTCGAAGACAAGCGGGACGAGACCGCCGGCAAAGCCAAGGAGTTCGCCGACGTCATTCTGGGGTTTTATCACGTGTACGCCGCCGTCGCGACCGACGATCGCTTTCGGGTTCCCGAGCGGGACGGGAACTGGCAGTTCGACGAGGAGTTCAGCTCGTGGATCGTCGAGCAGATGATCCGCCACCACGAGCGCGATTTCGGGGAGTTCGAACGGATCGACCTGACGCCACCGGAGTTCAACGAGAGACACGGGTTGTGA
- a CDS encoding M24 family metallopeptidase encodes MVDLDERAARLDGFLAERELEAVWFARPNGFAWLTGGSNIVDRDAPVGVAAAGYDGEFRVVTNNIEGERIATEEVPDVFTPEEAPWYSSSLAEAVAERSPTPAAADVPISGFEEFEPGRLRQPLSGEDTDRYRELGQEVAAAVENVCRELEPDDTEHEVAAGIRISLAAGNVEAPVVLVGGGERARKYRHYTPTDAELGDYALVSVTAQRGGLYASCTRTVAFDPPDWLRERFRAAARVEVTALAATRAAAGSDGDRADSGNGSNDIRGTAGDVFGTIQRAYDALGWGGEWQNHHQGGAAGYAGREWIARPDAEDPVYAPMAYAWNPTVQGAKSEDTVLIDGGFETLTETGNWPTLEVEAVPEALPESVELPTLCRHAPVVLGDR; translated from the coding sequence ATGGTCGATCTCGACGAACGGGCCGCACGACTCGACGGATTCCTGGCGGAACGGGAACTCGAGGCAGTGTGGTTCGCTCGACCCAACGGCTTCGCGTGGCTCACCGGCGGCAGCAACATCGTCGATCGGGACGCCCCGGTCGGCGTCGCCGCCGCCGGCTACGACGGGGAGTTCCGCGTCGTCACCAACAACATCGAAGGTGAGCGCATCGCCACGGAGGAGGTGCCGGACGTCTTCACCCCCGAGGAAGCACCGTGGTATTCGAGCAGCCTCGCGGAGGCCGTCGCCGAGCGCTCCCCGACGCCGGCGGCGGCGGACGTTCCGATCTCCGGATTCGAGGAGTTCGAGCCGGGCCGGCTCCGACAGCCACTTTCCGGGGAGGACACGGACCGGTACCGCGAACTCGGGCAGGAGGTTGCCGCAGCCGTCGAGAACGTCTGTCGGGAACTCGAACCTGACGACACGGAACACGAGGTCGCCGCCGGGATCCGGATCTCGCTTGCCGCCGGAAACGTCGAGGCGCCGGTCGTACTCGTCGGTGGGGGCGAACGCGCACGGAAGTACCGGCATTACACGCCCACCGACGCCGAACTCGGCGACTACGCGCTGGTGTCGGTCACCGCCCAGCGGGGCGGGCTGTACGCCTCCTGTACGCGAACCGTCGCGTTCGACCCGCCGGACTGGCTCCGCGAGCGGTTCCGGGCGGCTGCGCGGGTCGAGGTGACGGCGCTTGCGGCCACGCGAGCGGCCGCCGGAAGCGATGGGGACAGAGCCGACTCGGGGAACGGGTCGAATGACATCCGGGGGACCGCCGGCGACGTGTTCGGTACGATCCAGCGGGCATACGACGCGCTCGGCTGGGGCGGCGAGTGGCAAAACCACCACCAGGGCGGCGCCGCCGGCTACGCCGGACGGGAGTGGATCGCCAGACCCGACGCGGAGGATCCAGTGTACGCGCCGATGGCGTACGCCTGGAACCCCACCGTCCAGGGCGCCAAAAGCGAGGATACCGTCCTGATCGACGGCGGGTTCGAAACGCTGACCGAAACCGGAAACTGGCCGACTCTCGAGGTCGAGGCTGTCCCGGAAGCGCTCCCGGAATCCGTCGAGTTACCCACGCTGTGCCGGCACGCCCCCGTCGTTCTCGGCGACCGATGA
- a CDS encoding COX15/CtaA family protein — translation MSLRPDWLTFRRYAGLTTGMTLALFAIGVYTAATGSGLACEAQWPLCSDQLVPALTFNPDFVEWFHRVWAMITGFFIVGMAGWAWRLDDRRIRLAATLAVVVLPLQIAVGAVTVTVGGLVPGGYTMSTHALHLVVALLIFTFLGLATFWAGSGGGGPSIRRVRLTLFTALGLLLAGAVFSRAVPLLTYSPGAQAWFYGLSLSGYLALLSVVVDTFEGGGFPGSDRVRALAFAAIVLLVGTLLLGRDLVLYDATWQLVNLFALAGALVGVAAAAWLLGRESPATDARSGVAEAD, via the coding sequence ATGAGTCTCCGCCCCGATTGGCTCACGTTCCGGCGGTATGCGGGCCTCACCACCGGGATGACACTCGCGCTGTTTGCGATCGGCGTGTACACGGCCGCGACCGGGTCCGGCCTGGCGTGTGAGGCGCAGTGGCCGCTCTGTTCCGATCAACTGGTGCCGGCACTCACGTTCAACCCCGACTTCGTGGAGTGGTTCCATCGCGTTTGGGCGATGATCACCGGCTTTTTCATCGTCGGCATGGCGGGCTGGGCGTGGCGACTCGACGACCGCCGGATCCGGCTTGCAGCCACCCTCGCGGTGGTCGTGCTGCCGCTGCAGATCGCCGTCGGCGCCGTCACCGTCACCGTCGGCGGGCTGGTCCCCGGCGGCTACACGATGTCGACCCACGCGCTTCACCTCGTGGTCGCGCTGTTGATCTTTACGTTTCTCGGACTCGCGACGTTCTGGGCTGGATCCGGCGGCGGAGGTCCCTCGATCCGCCGGGTTCGGCTGACGCTTTTCACCGCGCTCGGTTTGCTTCTGGCCGGCGCCGTCTTCTCCCGGGCGGTCCCCCTGCTCACCTACTCTCCTGGGGCACAGGCGTGGTTTTACGGCCTGTCGCTTTCCGGATACCTGGCGCTGCTCTCGGTCGTGGTCGACACGTTCGAAGGGGGCGGATTCCCCGGTTCGGACCGAGTTCGTGCGCTCGCTTTCGCCGCAATCGTGCTCCTGGTGGGGACGCTGCTGCTCGGCCGTGATCTGGTTCTCTACGACGCCACGTGGCAACTCGTCAATCTGTTCGCGCTCGCCGGCGCGCTGGTCGGTGTCGCCGCCGCTGCCTGGCTGCTCGGGCGCGAGTCGCCGGCGACCGACGCCCGGTCCGGCGTGGCCGAGGCCGACTGA
- the pdhA gene encoding pyruvate dehydrogenase (acetyl-transferring) E1 component subunit alpha: MSVLERDPRDDMYRVLDEDGTAVGEVPDLEEETLVGMYRHMKLARHFDKRAVSLQRQGRMGTYPPLSGQEAAQIGSAYALDEDDWMIPSYREHGGALVRGLPLEKTLLYWMGHEAGNAVAEEANIFPVAVPIASQIPHATGAAWAAKLRGEEDKAFICYFGDGATSEGDFHEGLNFAGVFDTPNVFFCNNNQWAISVPRERQTASETLAQKATAYGFEGIQVDGMDPLAVYEVTREAVEKAKDPGEGQRRPTMIEAVQYRFGAHTTADDPSVYRDEEEVERWRRKDPIPRLEAYLKTEGILDDRRIDEIQESIETRVADAIDAAESTVRPTPDEMFENAYAEMPDRLRTQYDRFEQLREELGDEAFLEE; this comes from the coding sequence GTGAGCGTACTCGAGCGCGATCCCAGGGACGACATGTATCGAGTTCTCGACGAGGACGGCACAGCCGTCGGTGAGGTCCCCGATCTCGAGGAAGAGACGCTGGTCGGGATGTATCGGCACATGAAGCTCGCCCGCCACTTCGACAAGCGGGCGGTCAGCCTCCAGCGCCAGGGACGGATGGGAACGTATCCACCGCTGTCCGGACAGGAGGCCGCCCAGATCGGAAGCGCGTACGCGCTGGACGAGGACGACTGGATGATCCCCAGCTACCGCGAGCACGGCGGAGCGCTCGTGCGGGGGCTCCCCCTGGAGAAGACGCTGCTGTACTGGATGGGTCACGAGGCGGGCAACGCCGTCGCCGAGGAGGCGAACATCTTCCCGGTCGCGGTCCCGATCGCCTCACAGATCCCGCACGCGACCGGGGCGGCGTGGGCCGCAAAGCTCCGCGGCGAGGAAGACAAAGCGTTTATCTGTTACTTCGGGGACGGCGCTACCTCGGAGGGTGACTTCCACGAGGGGCTCAACTTCGCCGGCGTGTTCGACACCCCGAACGTCTTCTTCTGTAACAACAACCAGTGGGCGATCTCGGTGCCGCGGGAGCGCCAGACTGCCTCCGAGACGCTGGCCCAGAAGGCGACTGCGTACGGCTTCGAGGGGATCCAGGTCGACGGCATGGATCCGCTGGCCGTCTACGAGGTCACGCGGGAGGCCGTCGAGAAGGCGAAAGATCCCGGCGAAGGCCAGCGGCGACCGACGATGATCGAGGCGGTGCAGTACCGGTTCGGTGCCCACACCACAGCCGACGATCCGAGCGTCTACCGCGACGAAGAAGAAGTCGAACGCTGGCGTCGGAAGGATCCGATCCCGCGGCTGGAGGCGTATCTGAAAACCGAGGGGATCCTCGACGACCGCCGGATCGACGAGATACAGGAGTCGATCGAAACCCGGGTTGCCGACGCGATCGACGCCGCGGAATCGACCGTGCGTCCCACCCCCGACGAGATGTTCGAGAACGCGTACGCAGAGATGCCAGACCGGCTTCGAACGCAGTACGACCGGTTCGAACAGCTTCGAGAGGAGCTCGGCGACGAAGCGTTTCTGGAGGAGTAA
- a CDS encoding amino acid ABC transporter permease, translated as MSSAAGFVAIPGSLADPIADTLLFVGDLEDWLFVLDNLDYLFGGLVVTIGLTIASILLGFAVGFPAGAIEVYGGRYSRTFVETVGVVLRGTPIVVILIFMYFIFRAPDLYFGFTTISGAVVAGILGLGLRSGAYQSQIFRASLQSVHSGQLEAARAIGMTKRDAVRHVVVPQALRRSVPGFQNEVTIVLKDTSIVFAIGLAELLTRSYQLFTTAEGNTAVLELILFISAIYFVLTFSTNRALDYVSDYYAIPSGETT; from the coding sequence ATGTCGTCTGCGGCGGGGTTCGTGGCGATACCCGGCTCGCTTGCCGATCCGATAGCCGACACGCTGTTGTTCGTCGGCGACCTCGAAGACTGGCTGTTCGTCCTCGACAACCTGGATTACCTCTTCGGCGGGCTGGTCGTCACGATCGGGTTGACGATCGCGAGCATCCTCCTCGGCTTCGCAGTCGGCTTTCCCGCCGGCGCGATCGAGGTGTACGGCGGACGCTACAGCCGGACGTTCGTCGAGACGGTCGGGGTCGTCCTCCGCGGAACGCCGATCGTCGTCATCCTGATCTTCATGTACTTCATCTTCCGTGCACCGGACCTCTACTTCGGGTTTACGACTATTTCCGGTGCGGTCGTTGCCGGCATCCTCGGACTCGGCCTCCGCAGCGGTGCCTACCAGTCGCAGATCTTCCGGGCGTCGCTGCAAAGCGTCCACAGCGGCCAGCTCGAGGCTGCCCGAGCGATCGGGATGACGAAACGCGATGCGGTGCGACACGTCGTCGTTCCGCAGGCGCTTCGCCGCTCGGTACCGGGCTTTCAAAACGAAGTGACGATCGTGCTGAAGGACACCAGCATCGTCTTTGCGATCGGCCTCGCAGAGCTCCTGACCCGGAGCTATCAGCTGTTTACGACGGCGGAGGGCAACACTGCGGTGCTGGAGCTCATCCTCTTTATCAGTGCGATCTACTTCGTGCTCACGTTCTCGACGAACCGCGCGTTGGATTACGTCAGCGACTACTACGCGATCCCATCGGGTGAGACGACATGA
- a CDS encoding basic amino acid ABC transporter substrate-binding protein, producing MTRYVTDSVSRRTYLKLTGGSAVAGLTATAGCLGGDDLLTPGTAPGFPPFEMIEDGEIVGYDIDLLDAVVAETDYELDEWEEFEFSSLIPALQNERIDVIAAAMTITEDRQESIAFSNPYYNADQTVLVRAGGDFQPTSFDDFEGVTVGAQEGTTGAGVVESELIEPGIISEDDFSRYGNYVLAVQDLENENIDAIVLDQPVAETFAAQRDVEVAFVFETGEQFGFGIRQEDEDVQAALNDGLAAVQDDGTYEEITARWFGE from the coding sequence ATGACACGCTACGTCACCGATTCTGTAAGCCGTCGGACGTACCTGAAACTCACCGGTGGATCCGCAGTCGCCGGATTGACAGCCACCGCAGGCTGTCTCGGTGGGGACGACCTCCTGACGCCCGGGACGGCACCGGGCTTCCCGCCGTTCGAGATGATCGAAGACGGCGAAATCGTCGGCTACGACATCGATCTCCTCGACGCTGTCGTCGCCGAGACCGACTACGAACTCGACGAGTGGGAGGAGTTCGAGTTCTCCTCGCTCATCCCGGCGCTCCAGAACGAGCGGATCGACGTGATCGCCGCCGCGATGACGATTACCGAGGACCGCCAGGAGTCGATCGCCTTCTCGAACCCGTACTACAACGCCGACCAGACGGTTCTCGTCCGGGCGGGCGGCGACTTCCAGCCGACCTCCTTCGACGATTTCGAGGGCGTGACGGTCGGTGCCCAGGAGGGAACCACCGGTGCGGGCGTCGTAGAGAGCGAACTCATCGAGCCGGGGATCATCAGCGAGGACGACTTCAGCCGGTACGGGAACTACGTGCTGGCGGTTCAGGACCTCGAAAACGAGAACATCGACGCGATCGTGCTCGACCAGCCGGTCGCCGAGACGTTCGCCGCCCAGCGTGACGTCGAGGTCGCGTTCGTCTTCGAGACGGGAGAACAGTTTGGCTTCGGTATCCGGCAGGAGGACGAGGACGTCCAGGCCGCACTCAACGACGGCCTCGCTGCGGTCCAGGACGACGGAACCTACGAGGAGATCACCGCCCGCTGGTTCGGCGAGTGA
- a CDS encoding aldehyde ferredoxin oxidoreductase C-terminal domain-containing protein yields the protein MLHAKGPLLTVDVSERTATATEIDDLLETHVGGRAVATALAHERIPFDADPFGPENRVYLATGPLQVSQTSFTGRMSMTGLSPLSDGLASTNAGGFLSRNFADTGYSVFEVTGKSDELLAIHVRDPDGDGDPRVTFEPVPELEGATVSATSDYMEEHHDLGPEHCIAIGPAGENLVRFASVMTFDSRAFGRGGLGAVLGSKNVKCVTFAGESRPEIEIPDPPESEIHREAATSDDRMKRQGTTGGTEFINENFSLPTRYFEEYHFEDAAGIGGDAVEEKKYRTGTCSSCAYACKLPTRDEAEGIETEGPEFETVYAFGSSQGVGDIVDVMKANELCDELGMDTISAGVTVAAYLKSEDAFGDAELAREVTEQIARREGIGDLLAEGVARAHGELGVDNYTVKGMEFAAHDGRVLHGQGLSYAVANRGADHMYGGMLGPEYNGEIDPEGTLGKSELLARKENRNAVRDSAIICAFSSDYITDDRLATLLGTEYEELLAVGARTVERERHFNNKRGMDREDDRLPYDIPDLEAAIDEYYEERGWSSDGTVPDDAIEASDVPPVRSD from the coding sequence ATGCTCCACGCGAAGGGGCCGCTTCTCACAGTCGACGTGAGCGAGCGGACCGCAACCGCGACCGAGATCGACGACCTCCTCGAGACGCACGTTGGCGGCCGGGCGGTCGCGACCGCCCTGGCCCACGAGCGGATCCCGTTCGACGCCGATCCGTTCGGGCCCGAAAACCGGGTGTACCTCGCGACGGGGCCGTTGCAGGTGAGTCAAACGTCGTTCACCGGACGCATGTCGATGACCGGGCTGTCGCCGCTTTCCGACGGGCTTGCCTCGACGAACGCCGGCGGCTTCCTCTCGCGTAACTTCGCCGACACCGGCTACTCCGTCTTCGAGGTCACCGGGAAGAGCGACGAGCTGCTTGCGATACACGTTCGCGATCCCGACGGGGACGGCGACCCACGGGTCACGTTCGAACCCGTTCCCGAACTCGAAGGAGCGACGGTTTCTGCGACCTCAGATTACATGGAGGAGCACCACGACCTCGGGCCGGAACACTGCATCGCCATCGGCCCCGCCGGCGAGAACCTGGTCCGGTTCGCGTCGGTGATGACGTTCGACTCGCGGGCGTTCGGACGCGGTGGCCTCGGCGCGGTGCTCGGATCGAAGAACGTCAAGTGTGTCACGTTCGCGGGGGAATCCCGGCCCGAGATCGAGATCCCCGATCCGCCGGAGTCGGAGATCCACCGGGAGGCTGCGACGTCGGACGACCGAATGAAACGCCAGGGCACCACCGGCGGCACGGAGTTCATAAACGAGAACTTCTCGCTTCCAACCAGATACTTCGAGGAGTACCACTTCGAAGACGCTGCCGGGATCGGCGGCGACGCAGTCGAAGAAAAGAAGTACCGCACCGGCACCTGCTCGTCGTGTGCCTACGCCTGCAAACTCCCGACCCGCGACGAGGCGGAAGGAATCGAGACCGAGGGGCCGGAGTTCGAAACGGTGTACGCCTTCGGCTCGAGCCAGGGGGTCGGCGACATCGTGGACGTGATGAAGGCCAACGAGCTGTGTGACGAACTCGGGATGGACACCATCTCGGCGGGCGTCACTGTCGCCGCCTACCTGAAAAGCGAGGACGCCTTCGGCGACGCCGAACTCGCACGCGAGGTGACAGAACAGATCGCACGCCGGGAGGGGATCGGCGACTTGCTCGCGGAGGGTGTCGCCCGTGCTCACGGGGAACTCGGCGTCGACAACTACACGGTGAAGGGCATGGAGTTCGCTGCCCACGACGGCCGGGTGCTCCACGGCCAAGGGCTGTCGTATGCGGTGGCCAACCGCGGTGCAGACCACATGTACGGCGGGATGTTGGGTCCGGAGTACAACGGCGAAATCGACCCGGAAGGAACCCTCGGGAAAAGCGAACTGCTGGCGAGAAAAGAGAACCGCAACGCGGTGCGGGATTCGGCGATCATCTGTGCGTTCTCGAGCGATTACATCACAGACGACCGGCTGGCGACGCTGCTTGGAACCGAGTACGAGGAACTGCTCGCCGTCGGCGCCCGGACGGTCGAACGGGAGCGTCACTTCAACAACAAACGGGGGATGGACCGCGAGGACGATCGACTCCCCTACGACATCCCCGACCTCGAGGCCGCGATCGACGAGTACTACGAGGAACGCGGCTGGAGTTCTGATGGGACCGTTCCCGACGACGCGATCGAAGCGAGCGACGTCCCGCCTGTGCGCTCAGACTGA
- a CDS encoding adenylate kinase encodes MDLTVVSGVPGVGASEVCRVARTELGDGYELINFGDVMLEKAAARGLTRDRDDLSNLSQRELRLLQRRAAEYVAGRARGRAVVLNTHLAVATVHGYLPGLSRSSLREVDPDRFVLIEASPETIASRREEVSHRTYRETGVRSIDFHQDLTRAAAMSYAMQTGAPVRMVENESSIEAAAADLVSVVTEGDPVE; translated from the coding sequence ATGGATCTCACTGTCGTTTCCGGCGTCCCCGGAGTCGGTGCCTCGGAGGTGTGTCGGGTCGCCCGCACGGAGCTCGGTGACGGGTACGAACTGATCAACTTCGGTGACGTGATGCTCGAGAAAGCCGCCGCCCGTGGCCTCACCAGGGACCGGGACGACCTCTCGAACCTGAGTCAGCGTGAACTCCGGCTGCTGCAACGACGGGCCGCCGAATACGTCGCCGGACGTGCGCGCGGACGAGCAGTCGTCCTCAACACCCATCTCGCGGTCGCGACGGTCCACGGCTATCTGCCGGGGCTGTCCAGGTCGTCGCTTCGGGAGGTCGATCCCGACCGGTTCGTGTTGATCGAGGCGTCTCCCGAGACGATCGCCTCGCGACGCGAGGAGGTGAGCCACCGGACCTACCGGGAGACGGGCGTCCGATCGATCGACTTCCATCAGGATCTGACCCGCGCGGCGGCGATGTCGTACGCCATGCAGACGGGTGCACCGGTCCGAATGGTCGAAAACGAGTCGTCCATCGAGGCGGCCGCGGCGGACCTCGTCTCCGTCGTCACCGAGGGCGATCCGGTCGAGTGA
- a CDS encoding amino acid ABC transporter ATP-binding protein: MNRDDTSREYTSSDDLGSDTETRPDGGRENLLRVENVSKWYGDEQVLREVSFEMEKGDVTVLIGPSGSGKSTMLRCVNRLTDAQEGEIYLDEELITAPDMDVNRLRRDVGMVFQDINLFAHLTALGNVALGPQRVLGLDKKAARDRARRQLEQVGLAAQVDSYPAELSGGQKQRVGIARALAMEPKLMLFDEPTSALDPELVGEVLEVMHGLVEEGMTMLVVTHEMSFARSVADEIVFLDGGAVVERGPPEQLFEHPERDRTAQFLSRITQLHD; this comes from the coding sequence ATGAACAGAGACGACACGAGCCGTGAATACACGAGTAGCGACGACCTGGGCAGCGACACCGAAACGCGTCCGGACGGCGGACGGGAGAACCTGTTGCGGGTCGAGAACGTCTCGAAGTGGTACGGCGACGAGCAGGTACTTCGCGAGGTCAGCTTCGAGATGGAGAAAGGCGATGTCACCGTACTCATCGGTCCCAGCGGAAGCGGGAAGTCGACGATGCTGCGGTGCGTAAATCGGCTCACCGACGCCCAGGAGGGCGAGATCTATCTCGACGAGGAGTTGATCACCGCCCCCGACATGGACGTAAACAGGCTCCGCCGCGACGTCGGGATGGTGTTTCAGGACATCAACCTCTTTGCTCACCTCACCGCGCTCGGCAACGTCGCGCTCGGCCCACAGCGGGTGCTGGGCCTCGACAAGAAGGCGGCCCGCGACCGTGCGCGGAGACAGCTCGAGCAGGTCGGGCTCGCCGCGCAGGTCGACTCGTATCCGGCGGAGCTGTCCGGCGGACAGAAACAACGGGTCGGAATCGCGAGGGCGCTGGCGATGGAGCCGAAGCTGATGCTGTTCGACGAGCCGACCAGCGCGCTGGACCCCGAACTCGTCGGCGAGGTGCTCGAGGTGATGCACGGGCTCGTCGAAGAGGGGATGACGATGCTCGTCGTCACCCACGAGATGAGCTTCGCCCGGTCGGTCGCCGACGAGATCGTCTTCCTCGACGGCGGCGCCGTCGTCGAGCGTGGCCCCCCCGAACAGCTGTTCGAACACCCCGAGCGCGACCGGACCGCGCAGTTCCTCAGCCGGATCACTCAGCTCCACGACTGA